The following are from one region of the Chanos chanos chromosome 10, fChaCha1.1, whole genome shotgun sequence genome:
- the usp9 gene encoding ubiquitin carboxyl-terminal hydrolase 9X isoform X3, giving the protein MTATTRGSPVGGNDSQGQGQAPDGQSQPPLPQNQTSSPNSSNENSPVSPPEEQGQGDCQAQLEEEEEPAFPHADLAKLDDMINRPRWVVPVLPKGELEVLLEAAIDLCKKGLDVKCEACQRFFRDGLTISFTKILTDEAVSGWKFEIHRCIINNTHRLIELCVAKLSQDWFPLLELLAMATNPHCKFHIYNGTRPSETVPAGVQLAEDELFARPPDPRSPKGWLVDLINKFGTLNGFQILHDRFMSGQALNVQIIAALIKPFGQCYEFLTLHTVKKYLLPIIEMVPQFLENLTDEELKKEAKNEAKNDALSMIIKSLKNLASRVPGQEETVKNLEIFRLKMILRLLQISSFNGKMNALNEVNKVISSVSYYTHRHGNPEEEEWLTAERMAEWIQQNNILSIVLRDSLHQPQYVEKLEKILRFVIKEKALTLQDLDNIWAAQAGKHEAIVKNVHDLLAKLAWDFSPEQLDHLFDCFKASWTNASKKQREKLLELIRRLAEDDKDGVMAHKVLNLLWNLAHSDDVPVDIMDQALSAHIKILDYSCSQDRDTQKIQWIDRFIEELRTNDKWVIPALKQIREICSLFGEAPQNLRKKIPINIQKSLEGQTQRSPHVFYRHDLINQLQHNHALVTLVAENLSAYMESMRQFSKEHTDFDPQTVRPGSRYSHVQEVQERLNFLRFLLKDGQLWLCAPQAKQIWKCLAENAVFLCDREACFKWYSKLMGDEPDLDPDINKDFFENNVLQLDPSLLTENGMKCFERFFKAVNCREGKLVAKRRAYMMDDLELIGLDYLWRVVIQGSDDIASRAIDLLKEIYTNLGPKLQVNQVEIHEDFIQSCFDRLKASYDTLCVLDGDKDSINCARQEAIRMVRVLTVLREYITECDSDYHEERTILPMSRAFRGKHITLIVRFPNQGRQVDDLDIWSHTNDTIGSVRRCILTRIKANSSHTKIELFIGGELIDPADDRKLIGQLNLKDKTLITAKLTQVSANMPSSPDSSSDSSTGSPGNHGNHYSDGPNPEVESCLPGVIMSQHLRYISFLWQVADLGCNLNMPLLRDGARFLMKLMPPDNTTVESLRATCLDHAKLGENSLSPTLDARFFGPSPSQVLYLIEVVYALLMPASGTLGEDACDFQYNFLKSGGLPLVLSMLTRNNFLPNADMETRRGAYLNALKIAKLLLTAVGFGHVKAVAEACQPVVEGTIPVSPINQATHDQALVLQSALQNIPNPSAECMLRNVAIRLAQQISDENFFQASKYIPDISVIRAVQKIVWASGCGSIQLVFSSNEEISKIYEKTNAGNEPDVEDEQVCCEALEVMTMCFALIPTALDALSKEKAWQTFIIDLLLHCQSKTVRQMAQEQFFLMATRCCMGHRPLLFFITLLFTVLGSTAKERAKHAGDYFTLLRHLLNYAYNSNINLPNAEVLLNNEIDWLKRIRDEVKRTGETGVEETILEGHIGVTKELLAFQTPEKKYYIGCEKGGANLIKELIDDFIFPASNVYLQYMKTGEFPTEQAIPVCSTPATINAGFELLVALAVGCVSNLKQIVDTLTDMYYIGCEALTEWEYLPPVGPRPTKGFVGLKNAGATCYMNSVIQQLYMIPPIRNGILAIEGTGSDVDDDMSGDEKQDNESNVDPRDDVFSYHHQFDDKPSLSKSEDRKEYNIGVLRHLQVIFGHLAASRLQYYVPRGFWKQFRLWGEPVNLREQHDALEFFNSLVDSLDEALKALGHPAMLSKVLGGSFADQKICQGCPHRYECEESFTTLNVDIRNHQNLLDSMEQYVKGDLLEGANAYHCEKCNKKVDTVKRLLIKKLPPVLAIQLKRFDYDWERECAIKFNDYFEFPRELDMEPYTVAGVAKLEGSDVHSENQMIQQNEPSDPEPPGTSRYRLVGVLVHSGQASGGHYYSYIIQRNGSGGEGERNRWYKFDDGDVTECKMDDDEEMKNQCFGGEYMGEVFDHMMKRMSYRRQKRWWNAYILFYERMDSLDKDSELVKYISELSVSSKPHQLKMPSAIECSVRKQNVQFMHNRMQYSLEYFQFIKKLLTCNSVYLNPPPGQDHLLPEAEEMAMISIQLAARFLFSTGFHTKKIVRGPASDWYDALCILLRHSKNVRYWFAHNVLFAYPNRFSEYLLECPSAEVRGAFAKLIVFIAHFSLQDGPCPSPTASPGPSSQACDNLSLSDHLFRAVLNLLRREVSEHGRHLQQYFNLFVMYANLGLAEKTQLLKLNVPATFMLVALDEGPGPAIKYQYAELGKLYTVVSQLVRCCDVTSRMQSSINGNPPLPNPYGDPSLSQPIMPLQQMVAEILFVRTSYVKKIIEDCSNSEETIKLLRFSCWENPQFSSTVLSELLWQVAYSYTYELRPYLDLLLQILLIEDSWQTHRIHNVLKGIPDDRDGLFDTIQRSKNHYQKRAYQCIKCMVALFSNCSVAYQILQSNGDLKRKWTWAVEWLGDELERRPYAGNAQYTYNNWSPPVQSNETSNGYFLERSHSARMTLAKACELCPEEEPDDQEAPDEQDSSPPEDTSLYPHSPGTQYQQQNNLPHGQPYTGPAAQHMNNPQRPGPRAQENWEPPEEVTPVQPKE; this is encoded by the exons ATGACGGCCACGACCCGTGGCTCTCCCGTGGGAGGGAATGACAGCCAGGGCCAGGGCCAGGCTCCGGACGGCCAGTCCCAGCCCCCACTCCCCCAGAATCAG ACGTCCTCTCCGAACTCCTCCAATGAAAACTCCCCAGTGAGCCCACCGGAAGAACAAGGCCAAGGGGACTGCCAGGcacagctggaggaggaggaggaaccaGCCTTCCCCCATGCTGACCTGGCCAAATTAGATGATATGATTAACAG ACCCCGCTGGGTTGTTCCAGTTTTGCCAAAGGGTGAATTAGAAGTTCTTCTTGAAGCTGCTATAGATCTCTgtaaaaaag GACTTGACGTGAAGTGTGAGGCATGCCAGAGGTTTTTCCGAGATGGCTTGACAATATCCTTTACGAAAATACTGACAGACGAGGCTGTTAGTGGATGGAAATTTGAGATTCAT AGGTGCATTATCAATAACACCCACCGTTTGATCGAGCTGTGTGTGGCAAAGCTCTCTCAGGACTGGTTCCCTCTTCTTGAGCTGCTGGCCATGGCCACAAACCCCCACTGTAAGTTTCACATCTACAACGGTACCCGGCCCTCTGAGACGGTGCCTGCCGGGGTGCAGCTGGCTGAGGATGAGCTGTTTGCCCGTCCTCCAGACCCTCGTTCTCCCAAG GGATGGTTGGTGGATTTAATAAACAAATTCGGCACATTAAATGGGTTTCAAATTCTGCACGATCGATTCATGAGTGGCCAGGCTCTGAACGTTCAGATCATTGCTGCCCTCATCAA GCCTTTTGGGCAGTGCTACGAGTTTCTCACTTTGCACACGGTGAAGAAGTACTTACTTCCCATAATAGAAATGGTTCCGCAATTTCTAGAAAATCTCACAGATGAGGAGTTGAAAAAGGAAGCCAAGAACGAAGCCAAAAATGATGCTCTGTCTATGATAATCAAATCGCTGAAGAACCTTGCTTCACGAGTACCAGGGCAAGAGGAAACCGTGAAGAACTTAGAGATTTTTAGGTTAAAAATGATTCTTAG GTTATTGCAAATTTCTTCTTTTAATGGTAAAATGAATGCACTAAATGAAGTCAACAAGGTGATCTCCAGTGTTTCCTACTACACACATCGTCATGGAAACCCCGAAGAGGAAGAGTGGCTTACCGCAGAACGCATGGCC GAGTGGATTCAGCAGAACAACATTTTGTCCATTGTGCTTCGAGACAGCCTTCACCAGCCACAGTATGTGGAAAAACTGGAGAAAATCCTCCGCTTTGTAATCAAGGAGAAGGCTCTTACTCTTCAGGACCTGGACAACATTTGGGCAGCTCAG GCTGGGAAGCATGAAGCTATTGTGAAGAATGTTCATGACCTCTTGGCAAAGCTTGCTTGGGATTTCTCGCCAGAGCAGTTGGACCACCTCTTTGACTGCTTTAAG GCAAGTTGGACCAACGCGAGCAAAAAGCAACGGGAGAAGCTGTTGGAGCTGATTCGTCGGCTGGCTGAGGATGACAAAGATGGCGTGATGGCTCACAAAGTGCTGAATCTGTTGTGGAACCTTGCCCACAGCGATGATGTTCCCGTAGATATTATGGACCAGGCTCTGAGCGCGCATATCAAGATCCTGGATTACAGCTGCTCCCAG GACCGAGATACCCAGAAGATTCAGTGGATTGATCGTTTTATTGAAGAGTTGCGAACCAATGATAAGTGGGTTATTCCTGCACTTAAACAAATCCGAGAGATCTGCAGCTTGTTTGGGGAGGCCCCTCAGAATTTGAG aaagaaaataCCTATTAACATACAAAAGAGCTTAGAGGG tcaaacacaaagaaGCCCACATGTCTTTTATCGACATGACCTGATCAACCAGCTGCAGCACAACCATGCATTGGTCACTCTGGTTGCTGAGAACCTCTCAGCATACATGGAGAGCATGAGACAGTTCTCCAAAG AGCACACAGACTTTGACCCGCAAACTGTAAGGCCAGGAAGCCGCTATAGTCACGTGCAGGAAGTTCAGGAGCGGCTCAACTTCTTGAG GTTTCTGCTGAAGGATGGGCAGCTGTGGCTGTGTGCTCCTCAGGCAAAGCAGATCTGGAAGTGCCTGGCAGAGAAcgctgtgttcctgtgtgaccGGGAGGCCTGCTTTAAATGGTACTCCAAGCTAATGGGTGATGAGCCTGATCTGGATCCAGACATCAACAAGGACTTCTTTGAGAACAATGTTCTGCAGCTGGACCCCTCGCTGCTAACAGAAAATGGCATGAAATGCTTCGAGCGCTTCTTCAAGGCGGTTAACTGCAGAGAGGGGAAGCTGGTGGCCAAACGTAGGGCTTACATGATGGATGACCTGGAGTTGATAGGACTGGATTACCTCTGGAGG gttGTGATTCAAGGAAGCGATGATATTGCGAGTCGAGCAATAGATTTGCTCAAAGAGATTTACACAAACCTCGGACCAAAATTACAAGTCAATCAG GTAGAGATCCATGAGGATTTCATCCAGTCGTGCTTTGACCGGCTGAAGGCTTCCtatgacacactgtgtgtgctgGATGGAGATAAGGACAGCATTAACTGCGCCAGACAAGAGGCCATCCGCATGGTCCGGGTTCTTACAGTGCTGAGGGAGTACATTACTGAGTGTGACAGCGACTACCATGAGGAGAGGACAATCTTGCCCATGTCCCG aGCTTTTCGTGGGAAGCACATTACGCTCATCGTGCGTTTTCCTAACCAAGGCCGGCAGGTGGATGACCTGGACATTTGGTCGCACACCAATGACACGATTGGTTCAGTGCGACGTTGCATTCTTACGCGAATAAAGGCTAACAGCTCACACACCAAGATTGAACTCTTTATCGGCGGAGAACTCATTGATCCCGCTGATGACAGGAAGCTGATTGGTCAGCTCAACCTCAAAGACAAAACT cTCATTACAGCTAAGCTGACCCAAGTCAGCGCCAATATGCCTTCAAGCCCTGACAGCTCCTCTGACTCTTCTACTGGCTCCCCtggaaaccatggcaaccactaCAGTGATGGGCCCAACCCTGAAGTTGAGAGCTGTCTTCCTGGAGTG ATAATGTCACAACACCTCCGCTACATCTCCTTCCTGTGGCAAGTGGCAGATCTGGGCTGTAATCTTAATATGCCTCTCCTTCGAGACGGTGCTCGTTTCCTAATGAAACTCATGCCTCCAG ATAACACTACAGTGGAGAGCCTGCGTGCCACCTGCCTGGATCACGCCAAACTGGGAGAGAACAGCCTTAGTCCCACCCTGGATGCACGCTTCTTTGGCCCCTCACCCTCACAAGTGCTGTACTTAATTGAG gtGGTATATGCTTTGCTGATGCCAGCCAGTGGTACACTGGGAGAAGATGCCTGTGATTTCCAGTACAACTTTTTAAAGAGTGGCGGTCTGCCGTTGGTACTGAGCATGCTCACCCGGAATAACTTCCTGCCAAACGCTGACATGGAGACACGGCGGGGGGCCTATCTCAACGCGCTTAAAATAGCGAAACTCCTGCTCACGGCAGTTGGCTTTGGCCATGTGAAGGCTGTGGCTGAGGCCTGCCAGCCCGTGGTGGAGGGAACAATCCCTGTGTCACCT ATAAACCAGGCCACTCATGACCAGGCCCTGGTGCTACAGAGTGCCTTGCAGAACATACCCAATCCCTCAGCTGAATGCATGCTGCGAAATGTAGCAATTCGTCTGGCCCAGCAGATTTCAGATGAG aACTTCTTTCAGGCTTCTAAATACATCCCAGACATCAGTGTAATTAGAGCAGTACAGAAGATCGTCTGGGCGTCTGGATGTGGCAGCATCCAGCTAGTCTTCAGCTCCAATGAAGAGATTAGCAAGATCTATGAGAAG ACCAACGCTGGAAATGAGCCAGATGTGGAAGACGAGCAGGTGTGCTGTGAAGCTCTGGAGGTCATGACCATGTGTTTTGCCCTTATACCCACCGCACTAGACGCACTTAGCAAAGAGAAGGCCTGGCAGACCTTCATCATAGATCTGCTTCTGCACTGTCAGAGCAA AACTGTTCGCCAAATGGCCCAAGAACAGTTCTTCCTCATGGCTACCAGATGTTGCATGGGTCACAgacctcttctcttctttattACCCTCCTTTTCACAGTTTTAGGT AGCACTGCAAAAGAGCGGGCAAAGCACGCTGGCGATTACTTCACCCTCCTAAGGCACTTACTCAACTACGCATACAACAGCAACATTAACCTCCCCAACGCAGAAGTCCTTCTCAACAATGAGATTGACTGGTTGAAACGTATCAGG gATGAAGTGAAGAGGACAGGCGAGACCGGGGTGGAAGAGACCATTCTGGAAGGCCATATTGGTGTCACTAAGGAACTGCTGGCCTTCCAGACCCCAGAGAAGAAGTATTATATCGGCTGTGAGAAGGGTGGCGCCAACCTTATAAAG gaGCTGATAGACGACTTCATTTTCCCAGCATCAAACGTGTACCTGCAGTACATGAAGACCGGGGAGTTCCCCACTGAGCAGGCCATCCCCGTGTGTAGCACTCCTGCCACCATCAATGCTGGCTTTGAGCTTTTGGTTGCACTTGCAGTGGGTTGTGTGAGCAATCTCAAGCAGATTGTtgacacactaacagacatgtATTACATAG GTTGTGAGGCACTTACAGAGTGGGAGTACTTGCCGCCGGTTGGTCCCCGGCCAACTAAAGGTTTTGTCGGTCTGAAGAATGCTGGGGCGACCTGCTATATGAACTCAGTCATCCAACAGCTCTACATGATCCCACCGATCAGGAACGGCATTCTGGCTATAGAAGGCACGGGCAGTGATGTAGACGATGACATGTCTGGGGATGAGAAACAGGATAATGAG AGCAATGTGGACCCAAGAGATGATGTTTTCAGCTATCACCATCAGTTTGATGACAAGCCATCTCTCAGCAAATCGGAGGACAGGAAGGAGTACAACATAGGCGTTCTGCGCCACCTGCAGGTCATCTTTGGACACCTGGCTGCATCCAGGTTGCAGTATTACGTGCCTAGGGGGTTCTGGAAACAGTTCCG GTTATGGGGGGAGCCGGTGAATCTCAGAGAGCAGCACGATGCTCTTGAGTTCTTTAACTCTCTGGTCGATAGTCTTGATGAAGCTCTCAAAGCGCTTGGCCATCCTGCCATGCTGAGCAAGGTGCTAGGAGGATCCTTTGCTGATCAGAAGATATGCCAGGGCTGTCCTCACAG atacGAGTGTGAGGAGTCATTCACCACACTGAATGTAGATATCAGAAACCACCAGAATCTCTTGGATTCCATGGAACAGTACGTGAAGGGAGACTTGCTAGAAGGTGCAAATGCTTACCACTGTGAAAAGTGCAACAAAAAG GTGGATACGGTGAAGCGCTTACTCATTAAAAAGCTTCCTCCAGTACTGGCCATCCAGCTGAAACGCTTTGACTATGACTGGGAGCGAGAATGTGCTATCAAGTTCAATGACTATTTTGAGTTCCCTCGGGAGCTGGACATGGAGCCTTACACAGTGGCTGGGGTAGCAAAACTAGAGGGTTCTGATGTGCACTCAGAGAATCAG ATGATCCAGCAGAATGAACCGTCAGACCCAGAGCCTCCAGGCACCTCTCGCTACAGGTTGGTGGGAGTGCTGGTGCATTCAGGCCAGGCTAGCGGTGGTCACTACTACTCCTATATCATCCAGAGGAATGGTAGTGGAGGCGAAGGTGAGAGGAATCGCTGGTACAAGTTTGACGACGGTGACGTGACGGAGTGCAAGATGGACGATGACGAGGAAATGAAAAACCAGTGTTTTGGCGGCGAATACATGGGCGAGGTGTTCGACCACATGATGAAGCGCATGTCCTACCGAAGGCAGAAACGTTGGTGGAATGCCTATATCCTCTTCTACGAGCGCATGGACTCACTGGATAAGGATAGCGAGTTGGTCAAGTACATCTCGGAGCTGAGCGTCAGCAGCAAGCCCCACCAGCTGAAGATGCCCTCGGCCATCGAGTGCAGTGTACGCAAGCAAAACGTGCAGTTCATGCACAACCGCATGCAATACAGCCTGGAGTACTTCCAGTTCATCAAGAAACTGCTGACCTGCAACAGTGTCTATCTGAACCCTCCTCCAG GCCAAGACCATCTTTTGCCTGAAGCTGAAGAAATGGCTATGATTAGTATTCAGCTGGCTGCAAGGTTCCTCTTCAGCACTGGCTTCCACACTAAGAAAATAGTGCGCGGTCCTGCCAGTGACTG gTATGATGCCCTGTGTATCCTGCTGAGACACAGCAAGAATGTACGCTACTGGTTTGCACATAACGTCCTGTTTGCCTACCCAAATCGCTTCTCTGAGTATCTGCTGGAGTGCCCCAGCGCTGAGGTCAGAGGGGCTTTTGCTAAACTCATAGTATTTATTGCACATTTCTCCCTGCAAGATGGACCATGCCCTTCACCGACTGCCTCTCCAGGACCTTCCAGTCAG GCCTGTGATAATCTGAGCCTAAGTGACCATCTGTTCCGTGCCGTTCTCAACCTGCTGCGGAGAGAAGTGTCTGAGCACGGCCGTCACCTGCAGCAGTACTTTAACCTGTTCGTCATGTACGCCAACCTGG GCTTGGCAGAGAAGACGCAACTGTTGAAGCTGAACGTGCCAGCCACCTTCATGCTGGTGGCCCTGGACGAGGGTCCTGGACCGGCCATTAAGTACCAGTACGCCGAACTGGGCAAACTGTACACGGTGGTATCACAACTGGTGCGCTGCTGTGACGTGACTTCACGCATGCAGTCCTCGATCAACG GTAATCCACCTCTCCCCAACCCATACGGTGACCCCAGCCTCTCACAGCCCATCATGCCTCTCCAGCAGATGGTGGCAGAGATCTTGTTTGTGCGAACCAGCTATGTGAAGAAAATCATTGAGGACTGTAGCAATTCTGAGGAGACCATCAAACTGTTGCGCTTCAGCTGCTGGGAGAACCCCCAGTTTTCCTCCACTGTGCTCAGTGAGCTACTCTGGCAG GTGGCGTATTCCTACACATATGAGCTTAGGCCTTACCTGGACTTGCTGCTGCAGATTTTACTCATTGAGGACTCCTGGCAGACTCATAG GATCCACAATGTACTGAAGGGTATCCCTGATGACAGAGATGGGCTGTTTGATACCATCCAGCGCTCTAAAAACCACTATCAGAAAAGGGCATATCAGTGCATCAAATGCATGGTAGCTTTGTTCAGCAACTGTTCAGTGGCCTACCAGATCCTCCAG AGTAACGGGGATCTAAAGAGGAAGTGGACATGGGCGGTAGAGTGGCTTGGGGATGAGCTTGAACGTCGGCCGTACGCAGGCAATGCCCAGTACACTTACAACAACTGGTCTCCTCCTGTCCAGAGCAACGAGACGTCCAACGGTTATTTCCTGGAGCGCTCACACAGTGCACGCATGACGCTCGCCAAAGCTTGCGAGCTTTGTCCAGAGGAG GAACCAGATGACCAGGAGGCTCCTGATGAACAGGACTCCTCTCCCCCTGAGGACACTTCTCTGTACCCCCACTCTCCAGGGACACAGTATCAGCAG CAGAACAACCTCCCTCATGGTCAACCGTACACAGGTCCTGCAGCACAGCATATGAACAACCCTCAACGCCCAGGCCCACGAGCACAAGAGAACTGGGAACCCCCTGAAGAGGTCACCCCAGTCCAGCCCAAAGAGTAA